One window of Hymenobacter sp. BRD128 genomic DNA carries:
- the hutH gene encoding histidine ammonia-lyase produces the protein MPHLSPTQPLTLASLAALLRSPEAVRLSPEAEQRISAGHSYLRQRLEPAASPDAVSNHDFFARLPDTGLPPAEQAQWQANLLMSHAAGTCPEVPTALVRRMLLLKAHSLSQGRNGVALPTVRRLLDFYNRDVWPVVYEQGSLGAYGDQAPLAHLCLPLLGLGEVNYQGYRLAAADVLGLFGWEALPLQAQEGLALLGGNQFMLAYTTEALERASGLLRAADVIAALSGDVFGASAEPLHEALHRVRMHAGPITVAARLRQVQHGSELPAQSWAQAVRPEHDPQAFRCVPQVHGASRDALAYVSQVVETECNAVTGQALIFPEENLLLHGGSLPGQPLPLVLDHLAMAVAGLGSLSERRTAHLVAGQRQLPPYLAADPALNFGLLSLPHSAASLVSQNKQLCSPSSVTESGQGEHGPLSTGATAAAEARRVVENVEQILGIELLAAAQALDFRRPARSSSALETVVAAFREVVTFVPHDRVLAPDLHRAARFVREYDWA, from the coding sequence GCCGCTCACCTTGGCTAGCCTGGCCGCCTTGCTCCGCAGCCCTGAGGCCGTGCGCCTCAGCCCCGAAGCCGAGCAGCGCATCAGTGCCGGCCACAGCTATTTGCGGCAGCGCCTTGAGCCGGCGGCTAGCCCCGATGCCGTCAGCAACCACGATTTTTTTGCCCGCCTGCCCGATACCGGCCTGCCACCCGCCGAGCAGGCGCAGTGGCAGGCCAATTTGCTGATGTCGCACGCGGCGGGCACCTGCCCCGAGGTGCCCACGGCACTGGTGCGCCGCATGCTGCTGCTCAAGGCCCACAGCCTCAGTCAGGGGCGCAACGGCGTGGCGCTGCCCACCGTGCGCCGTCTGCTCGACTTTTATAACCGCGACGTGTGGCCGGTGGTGTATGAACAAGGCTCGCTGGGAGCCTACGGCGACCAAGCCCCGCTAGCCCACCTGTGCCTGCCGCTGCTGGGCCTGGGCGAGGTCAATTACCAGGGCTACCGCCTGGCCGCCGCCGACGTGCTGGGCCTCTTCGGCTGGGAGGCGCTGCCGCTGCAAGCCCAGGAAGGCCTGGCGCTGCTGGGCGGCAACCAGTTTATGCTGGCCTACACCACCGAGGCGCTGGAGCGGGCCAGTGGCCTGCTCCGCGCCGCCGATGTCATTGCGGCCCTGTCGGGCGACGTGTTTGGTGCCTCGGCCGAGCCGCTGCACGAGGCCCTGCACCGGGTGCGGATGCACGCGGGCCCCATAACGGTGGCAGCCCGGCTGCGCCAGGTGCAGCACGGCTCGGAGCTGCCCGCGCAGAGCTGGGCACAGGCCGTGCGACCCGAGCACGACCCGCAGGCGTTCCGGTGCGTGCCGCAGGTGCACGGGGCTAGCCGCGACGCGCTGGCCTACGTGAGCCAGGTGGTCGAAACCGAATGCAATGCCGTGACGGGCCAGGCGCTGATTTTTCCGGAAGAAAACCTGCTGCTGCACGGCGGCAGCCTGCCCGGCCAGCCCCTACCCCTGGTGCTCGACCACCTGGCGATGGCCGTGGCGGGGCTGGGCAGCCTCTCGGAGCGGCGCACGGCGCACCTGGTGGCCGGCCAGCGCCAGCTGCCGCCTTACCTTGCCGCCGACCCGGCCCTCAATTTCGGCCTGCTCTCGCTGCCGCACTCGGCGGCCAGCCTCGTGAGCCAGAACAAGCAGCTCTGCTCGCCGTCGTCGGTCACGGAAAGCGGGCAGGGCGAGCACGGCCCGCTCAGCACCGGCGCCACGGCCGCCGCCGAAGCCCGCCGCGTAGTCGAAAACGTGGAGCAAATTTTGGGCATCGAGCTGCTGGCCGCCGCCCAGGCCCTCGACTTTCGGCGGCCCGCCCGCAGCAGCTCGGCCCTGGAAACCGTGGTGGCCGCCTTCCGCGAGGTGGTTACCTTCGTGCCGCACGACCGCGTACTGGCCCCCGACCTGCACCGGGCCGCCCGCTTCGTGCGCGAGTACGATTGGGCCTGA